A region of uncultured Desulfobacter sp. DNA encodes the following proteins:
- a CDS encoding BREX system ATP-binding domain-containing protein: protein MISLEALKELEPFQARSIIEELRKGSVPVEYVPVFTVGRQKWLSYIEDDLVNYIAQGGAKVRFISGDYGDGKTHFMSVVRHLAMEKEFAVSFVVLTRDVPIHKFETVYQSIVRQLQGNFDGLGIRNLLTAWLNSLSPEFQGVEAKTAIEKCSALGEELRDIPEMDINFANALAALVNNRFAPMEEAEDEQNRKAGREVLMLWFEGGKVTKRELKPFQVYEYLTKANARQMMNSLILFLRQVGHQGLILLMDEMETVVAMSASVRNAAYENVRLFIDNSETAQHLHIFFSIIPDVLVSEKGFKSYDALWSRVRSIGASTGNAGRLNYRGVLVDIHQTPLQTEELVDLGRCLLSLHGIAYRWSPQELVTDKVIEDICANQKKMGVISEVRLFIKQLIGVLDLAEQGQSPQELDLARQMVETRKEMEAEKMKQMEPSWDS, encoded by the coding sequence ATGATATCATTGGAAGCCCTCAAAGAACTCGAACCCTTTCAGGCAAGATCCATCATCGAAGAGCTGCGCAAAGGCAGTGTGCCTGTGGAATATGTGCCGGTATTTACCGTGGGCCGGCAGAAATGGCTCTCCTATATTGAGGACGATCTCGTAAACTACATTGCCCAGGGCGGGGCCAAGGTCAGATTTATCAGCGGGGATTACGGAGACGGTAAAACCCATTTCATGTCCGTAGTCCGGCACCTGGCCATGGAAAAAGAATTTGCCGTCTCCTTTGTGGTCCTGACCCGGGATGTGCCCATCCACAAATTTGAAACCGTTTACCAGTCCATTGTCCGGCAGCTCCAGGGCAATTTTGACGGTTTGGGCATCCGGAATCTGCTGACCGCCTGGCTGAACTCTCTTTCTCCGGAATTCCAGGGCGTCGAAGCTAAAACCGCCATAGAAAAATGTTCAGCCCTGGGCGAAGAACTCAGGGATATCCCGGAGATGGATATCAACTTTGCCAATGCACTGGCCGCTTTGGTGAACAACCGGTTTGCTCCCATGGAAGAGGCGGAGGATGAACAGAACCGGAAGGCGGGCCGGGAAGTCCTCATGCTCTGGTTTGAAGGCGGCAAGGTCACAAAACGGGAACTCAAACCCTTCCAGGTTTACGAATACCTGACCAAGGCCAATGCCCGGCAGATGATGAATTCCCTGATCCTGTTTCTGCGGCAGGTCGGACACCAGGGCTTAATCCTGCTCATGGACGAAATGGAGACAGTGGTGGCCATGAGCGCCTCGGTGCGCAATGCCGCTTACGAAAATGTCCGCCTCTTCATCGACAACAGCGAGACCGCCCAACACCTTCATATTTTCTTTTCCATCATCCCGGATGTCCTGGTATCGGAAAAAGGATTTAAATCCTACGACGCCCTGTGGAGCCGGGTGCGGTCCATCGGGGCATCGACGGGAAACGCCGGTCGGCTCAACTATCGGGGCGTCCTTGTGGACATTCACCAGACGCCGCTTCAAACCGAGGAACTGGTGGACCTGGGCCGGTGCCTGCTCTCCTTGCACGGCATCGCTTATCGCTGGTCCCCCCAGGAGTTGGTCACGGACAAGGTCATAGAGGATATCTGCGCCAACCAGAAAAAGATGGGTGTCATCAGCGAAGTACGGCTTTTCATCAAGCAGCTCATCGGAGTCCTGGACCTGGCCGAACAGGGCCAGTCTCCCCAGGAGTTGGACCTGGCCCGGCAGATGGTCGAGACCCGCAAAGAGATGGAAGCAGAAAAGATGAAACAGATGGAGCCCTCCTGGGATTCTTAA